A single window of Nicotiana sylvestris chromosome 5, ASM39365v2, whole genome shotgun sequence DNA harbors:
- the LOC104223826 gene encoding uncharacterized protein produces the protein MRPQFPRCDRSGRNHFGPCRQGSDACYACGQSGHIMRHCPMTSGGGMAQPTASAWAFSSSVRPLRQSMQTSAGRDRGRFGASGSRGQQNRIYALSSRQDLESSPDVVTGILSIFSIDMYALIDPGSTLSYISPFVASKWDREPELLHKSFEVKR, from the coding sequence ATGAGGCCTCAGTTTCCCAGATGTGATCGAAGTGGCCGAAATCATTTTGGACCATGTCGCCagggttctgatgcatgttatgCATGTGGACAATCAGGTCATATTATGAGACATTGTCCGATGACAAGTGGAgggggtatggctcagccgacggCATCTGCATGGGCTTTTTCTTCTTCGGTACGTCCTCTTAGGCAGAGTATGCAGACATCAGCTGGCAGGGATAGGGGAAGATTTGGAGCTTCTGGTTCAAGAGGTCAGCAGAATCGCATATATGCTTTATCGAGTCGTCAGGATTTAGAGTCATCTCCGGACGTGGTTACAGGTATACTATCCATCTTTTCTATTGATATGTATGCCCTAATAGATCCTGGTTCTACATTGTCGTATATCTCCCCCTTCGTTGCTAGTAAATGGGATAGAGAGCCTGAATTGTTGCATAAGTCATttgaggtaaagcgatag